A portion of the bacterium genome contains these proteins:
- the argB gene encoding acetylglutamate kinase, whose translation MTDEVGKKADILVEAFKYIKEFKNRIFVIKVGGSIYQIEDVKESILFDVAFLSFLDIKIILVCGGGKFINDEIEKKGGKAKFVDGLRVTNLQTLNIVKDVLFRVRDEIVTILKDKFECNVDKITPEEKFVTASKIHYQKGEEVVDLGFVGQLKKANIEYIENKLKEKNILVCAPLAMGDDENLYNVNGDTFASFVASNLKSEKLIFITDVLGIMRNPENPDTLISTLTVSQGEELIKDGVIKEGMIPKVKAGINGIKNGVKSVHIISGNIPHSLILEVLTEHGVGSEIIKNG comes from the coding sequence ATGACAGATGAAGTTGGAAAAAAAGCAGATATTCTTGTTGAAGCATTTAAATATATTAAAGAATTCAAAAATAGAATATTTGTGATTAAAGTTGGTGGAAGCATTTATCAGATTGAAGATGTTAAAGAAAGTATTCTTTTTGATGTTGCATTTCTTTCTTTTCTTGATATAAAAATTATACTTGTATGTGGCGGAGGAAAATTTATAAATGATGAGATTGAGAAGAAAGGAGGTAAAGCAAAATTTGTTGATGGATTGAGGGTTACTAATTTACAGACATTGAATATAGTTAAAGATGTTTTATTCAGGGTAAGGGATGAAATTGTAACTATTTTAAAGGATAAATTTGAATGCAATGTTGATAAGATTACTCCTGAAGAAAAGTTTGTCACTGCCTCAAAAATCCATTATCAAAAGGGTGAGGAAGTCGTAGACCTTGGATTTGTTGGACAACTTAAAAAAGCAAATATTGAATATATAGAAAATAAACTTAAAGAAAAAAATATACTTGTCTGTGCGCCACTTGCGATGGGAGACGATGAAAATCTATACAATGTAAATGGAGATACATTTGCTTCATTTGTTGCCTCAAATTTGAAAAGTGAAAAACTTATTTTTATTACCGATGTACTCGGAATTATGAGAAATCCTGAAAATCCAGACACTTTAATTTCAACATTAACAGTTTCGCAGGGAGAAGAATTAATAAAAGATGGTGTTATAAAAGAAGGAATGATACCAAAAGTAAAAGCAGGGATAAATGGAATAAAAAATGGAGTAAAATCGGTTCATATTATAAGTGGTAATATTCCTCATTCTTTAATTCTTGAAGTTTTAACAGAACACGGAGTTGGTTCAGAGATAATAAAAAATGGATAA
- the argF gene encoding ornithine carbamoyltransferase — protein MKRDFLKIKDISKEEVYKIFDITKYFKSLKKEKKITEHLKNLTIGLLFSKPSTRTRISFEVAIQQLGGFPIYLSSEVTQISRGESIKDTAKVISRYLDGIIIRTYAQEEVEEFAKCAEIPVINALTDLYHPVQILCDFFTIYEKKGTFENIKITYIGDGNNICNTLIEGCDLLGIEIRVSCPDEYRPDEKIIKNMKNKNLLKISTKPDAFIEDADIIYTDTWISMGDEREREKRLKIFKEYQVNKNLLKKAKSDFLFMHCLPAHRGEEVTDDVIDGPNSIVLDQAENRLHCQKGLLCFIFGKI, from the coding sequence ATGAAAAGAGATTTCCTTAAGATAAAAGATATTTCAAAAGAAGAAGTATATAAAATCTTTGATATTACAAAATATTTTAAAAGTTTAAAAAAAGAAAAAAAAATTACAGAACACCTCAAAAATCTGACAATTGGATTATTATTTTCAAAACCAAGTACGAGAACCAGAATATCCTTTGAAGTCGCAATTCAACAACTTGGCGGTTTTCCAATTTATCTTTCATCCGAAGTAACTCAAATTTCAAGAGGAGAATCAATTAAAGATACAGCAAAAGTAATTTCACGATATTTAGATGGAATCATAATAAGGACTTATGCACAGGAAGAAGTTGAAGAATTTGCAAAATGTGCTGAAATACCTGTAATAAATGCTTTAACAGACCTTTACCATCCTGTACAAATTCTCTGTGATTTCTTTACAATTTATGAAAAAAAGGGAACTTTTGAAAACATAAAAATAACCTATATTGGAGATGGAAACAATATATGTAATACACTTATTGAAGGATGTGACTTGCTCGGGATTGAGATAAGAGTTTCCTGTCCTGATGAGTATAGACCCGATGAAAAAATAATAAAAAATATGAAAAATAAAAATCTTTTAAAAATAAGTACAAAACCAGATGCTTTTATTGAAGACGCTGACATTATTTATACAGACACATGGATAAGTATGGGAGATGAAAGGGAAAGGGAAAAACGACTTAAAATTTTTAAAGAATATCAGGTAAATAAGAATTTATTGAAAAAAGCAAAATCCGATTTCCTATTCATGCACTGCCTTCCCGCACACAGAGGAGAAGAAGTAACAGATGATGTGATAGATGGACCAAATTCAATTGTTCTTGACCAAGCAGAAAATCGTCTTCATTGTCAAAAAGGCCTTTTATGTTTCATTTTTGGAAAGATATGA
- the purQ gene encoding phosphoribosylformylglycinamidine synthase I → MKPKVIILRVAGTNCDFETEWAFNLAGASAERIHINQIIRKEKKLSDYQILVIPGGFSYGDDIGAGKVLANQIKLKLWDEVEKFIFEKKVILGICNGFQVLVKSGILPFNSEQSVTLEWNDSGRFEDRWIYLKVEKSICPFFEGLPDIIRMPVAHAEGKFYPKNSKSLKEIEKNKQVVLRYCDKNGNLSGYPYNPNGSIGNIAGICSKDGLIVGMMPHPERAILKYYYPDFLKNYGDEFTPSFKIFKNMVKYFS, encoded by the coding sequence ATGAAACCAAAAGTTATAATTTTAAGAGTTGCAGGTACAAATTGTGATTTTGAAACAGAGTGGGCTTTCAATCTTGCAGGTGCTTCTGCTGAAAGAATTCATATAAATCAGATTATAAGAAAAGAAAAAAAACTCTCTGATTATCAGATACTTGTTATACCGGGTGGATTTTCTTATGGAGATGATATAGGTGCAGGAAAAGTTCTTGCAAATCAAATAAAATTAAAACTGTGGGATGAAGTAGAAAAATTTATTTTTGAAAAAAAAGTAATTCTCGGTATTTGTAATGGGTTCCAGGTCCTTGTGAAATCCGGGATTTTACCATTTAACTCTGAACAATCTGTAACACTTGAATGGAATGATTCTGGAAGATTTGAGGATAGATGGATTTATTTAAAAGTAGAAAAAAGTATCTGTCCCTTTTTTGAAGGTCTTCCAGATATAATAAGAATGCCTGTTGCTCATGCTGAAGGAAAGTTCTATCCTAAAAATAGTAAAAGTTTGAAAGAAATTGAGAAAAATAAACAGGTTGTGTTGAGATATTGTGATAAAAATGGAAATCTTTCTGGTTATCCTTATAATCCAAATGGTTCTATTGGAAATATTGCGGGGATATGCAGTAAAGACGGTCTTATTGTAGGAATGATGCCGCATCCTGAAAGGGCTATTCTTAAGTATTATTATCCTGATTTTCTGAAAAATTATGGAGATGAATTTACCCCTTCCTTTAAAATTTTCAAAAATATGGTAAAATATTTCTCTTAA
- the purL gene encoding phosphoribosylformylglycinamidine synthase subunit PurL produces the protein MKHAKEIDILNADDKTLIEISEKNLLSLDIGEMRKIKEYFLSIGRNPTDCELECLAQTWSEHCCHKTFKANINYVEKIGEKEEKTNICLLKEIMEVTEKLNYDWCISVFKDNAGIIELNEKWGVAFKVETHNHPSALEPYGGAGTGIGGVIRDILGVGLGAKPILNTDVFCFGPLDYSYEKLPEGVLHPRRVFRGVVSGVRDYGNRMGIPTGNGAIIFDDGYVYNCLVYCGTVGILPVDKVEKKVKDGDFIVVIGGRTGRDGIHGATFSSASLKEDIPTSVVQIGNPIVEKKFQDVLLVARDLNLYNSITDCGAGGFSSAIGEMGKDTGAVVYLDKVPLKYEGLLPWEIFLSESQERMVLAVPEKNIEKLISLFNSEDVEATVIGKFIKTGKLTVYYKDEIVCDIDMKFLHKGIPERNLKCFFEKKEEKKLNFKSKNLKEDILKLISTPVISSKEEVVHQYDHEVGGRTVLKPLLGYESRGVSDGVVLKPFYETYEGLVIGCGINPFYGEIDPYYMAGCCIEECIRNIVSCGGNPEKIAILDNFCWGNVSDEKELGKLVRCVKGCKDYALKYKVPFISGKDSLNNYFRGKNGKIISIPGTLLISGIGVIEDVRKITSTEFKKGRNIIYVLGKTFNELGSSQFYRMYGIKGGIVPKPRPEKTLNLMKKIHTGIKEGLIKSCHDCSDGGLITTINEMMIGGNLGCEINFLDVLSEEKEPEIILFSESCGRFVVEVEKEKINEFEKLFKGEEVSQIGQVIEKKEMIGFWGNKKLFKISLDLIYENWRSLKF, from the coding sequence ATGAAACATGCAAAAGAAATTGATATTTTAAATGCTGACGATAAAACCCTAATTGAAATAAGTGAAAAAAACCTTCTATCACTTGATATAGGTGAAATGAGAAAAATAAAAGAATACTTTCTTTCAATAGGAAGAAACCCAACAGATTGTGAACTTGAATGTCTTGCCCAGACATGGAGTGAACACTGCTGTCATAAAACATTTAAAGCAAATATCAATTATGTAGAAAAAATCGGAGAAAAAGAAGAAAAAACTAACATCTGTTTACTTAAAGAAATAATGGAAGTTACAGAAAAGTTAAATTATGACTGGTGTATTTCTGTTTTTAAAGATAATGCAGGAATAATTGAATTAAATGAAAAATGGGGAGTTGCTTTCAAAGTGGAAACACATAATCATCCATCTGCCCTTGAACCATATGGAGGCGCAGGAACAGGAATAGGAGGAGTAATAAGAGATATTCTTGGTGTCGGTCTTGGAGCAAAACCAATTTTAAACACTGATGTTTTCTGTTTCGGTCCTCTTGACTATTCATATGAAAAATTACCTGAAGGCGTCTTGCATCCCAGAAGAGTTTTCAGAGGAGTTGTAAGTGGTGTAAGGGATTACGGAAACAGAATGGGTATTCCTACAGGAAATGGAGCAATAATTTTTGATGATGGATATGTTTATAACTGTCTTGTTTACTGCGGAACAGTCGGGATTTTACCTGTTGATAAAGTGGAAAAAAAAGTAAAAGATGGTGATTTCATTGTTGTTATTGGAGGAAGAACTGGAAGAGATGGTATTCATGGAGCAACATTTTCTTCTGCAAGTTTAAAAGAGGATATCCCGACAAGTGTTGTTCAAATAGGAAATCCAATAGTTGAAAAAAAATTTCAGGATGTTTTACTTGTTGCACGGGATTTGAATTTATATAACTCCATCACCGATTGTGGTGCAGGCGGATTTTCTTCAGCAATTGGCGAGATGGGAAAGGATACAGGTGCAGTTGTTTATCTTGATAAAGTACCTCTTAAATATGAAGGTTTACTCCCGTGGGAAATTTTTCTCTCAGAATCTCAGGAAAGAATGGTTCTCGCAGTTCCAGAAAAAAATATTGAAAAACTCATATCTCTTTTTAACTCCGAAGATGTTGAAGCAACTGTGATAGGAAAATTTATAAAAACAGGTAAATTAACTGTTTATTATAAAGATGAAATTGTTTGTGATATTGATATGAAATTTCTTCATAAAGGAATACCTGAAAGAAATCTTAAGTGTTTTTTTGAAAAAAAAGAAGAAAAGAAATTAAATTTCAAATCAAAAAATCTGAAAGAGGATATTTTAAAATTAATTTCAACACCTGTTATATCTTCAAAAGAAGAAGTTGTTCATCAATATGACCACGAGGTTGGAGGAAGAACTGTTTTAAAACCACTTTTAGGATATGAAAGCAGGGGTGTATCTGATGGAGTTGTATTGAAACCATTTTACGAAACATATGAAGGATTAGTTATAGGTTGTGGAATAAATCCTTTTTATGGAGAAATTGACCCTTATTATATGGCTGGATGCTGTATTGAAGAATGTATAAGAAATATTGTAAGTTGTGGAGGAAATCCTGAAAAAATTGCAATACTTGATAATTTCTGCTGGGGAAATGTTTCCGATGAAAAAGAACTTGGTAAACTTGTAAGATGTGTGAAGGGATGTAAGGATTATGCTTTGAAATATAAGGTCCCTTTTATTTCAGGAAAGGATAGTTTAAATAACTATTTCAGGGGAAAGAATGGAAAAATAATTTCAATTCCCGGAACTCTTCTTATCTCCGGAATAGGTGTTATTGAAGATGTAAGAAAGATAACCTCAACTGAATTTAAAAAGGGAAGAAATATTATCTATGTCCTCGGGAAAACGTTTAATGAACTCGGCTCATCCCAGTTTTACAGAATGTATGGTATAAAAGGTGGAATTGTACCTAAACCAAGACCAGAAAAAACTTTGAATTTAATGAAAAAAATTCATACAGGTATTAAAGAAGGACTGATTAAAAGTTGTCATGACTGTTCAGATGGTGGATTAATAACAACTATAAATGAAATGATGATAGGGGGAAATCTTGGATGTGAAATAAATTTTCTTGATGTTTTAAGTGAAGAAAAAGAACCTGAAATAATTCTTTTTTCAGAAAGTTGTGGTAGATTTGTTGTGGAAGTGGAAAAAGAAAAAATAAATGAATTTGAAAAACTTTTTAAAGGCGAAGAAGTGAGTCAGATAGGACAGGTTATAGAAAAAAAGGAAATGATTGGTTTCTGGGGAAATAAAAAATTATTCAAAATTTCTCTAGACCTAATTTATGAAAACTGGAGAAGTTTAAAATTTTAA
- a CDS encoding aspartate aminotransferase family protein, which translates to MDKEKILKNYNDYVIPSYRKQNFIFVKGKGSYLWDIDGKKYLDFFPGWAVSGLGHCHPQVVKKIKEQVEILIHISNNYYHPWQALLAEKLSRLSFGGKVFFCNSGAEANESAIKLTRLYGRKKGKYKIISMENSFHGRTLATVTMTGQKKYNEMFEPLPTGFIYAKFNDFSDLYSKIDDEVAGIILELIQGEGGINVVDKDYLKKVKDLCEKKDILLIFDEVQTGFGRTGELFAYQIFGVEPDIMTLAKTLGGGFPVGAMIARKEIADLMGPGTHASTFGGSPLACAACLGVLEAIENENLLENVKIMGKYLKEKLEKLKEEFKGIKKVKGLGLMLAIEIEKQGEELVNICAKNGLLINCTHQNVIRIMPAINVKKEEIDEGIEILKKSLKEAGIQ; encoded by the coding sequence ATGGATAAAGAAAAAATTTTAAAAAATTATAATGATTATGTTATCCCGTCTTATAGGAAGCAGAATTTTATTTTTGTTAAGGGGAAAGGGAGTTATTTATGGGACATTGATGGAAAAAAATATCTTGATTTTTTCCCTGGATGGGCAGTAAGTGGTCTTGGACACTGTCATCCACAGGTTGTAAAAAAAATTAAAGAACAGGTTGAAATACTGATACATATTTCAAATAATTATTATCATCCATGGCAGGCACTTCTTGCAGAAAAACTCTCCAGATTATCATTTGGTGGTAAAGTTTTTTTCTGTAACAGTGGAGCAGAAGCAAATGAATCTGCCATTAAACTTACAAGGTTGTATGGAAGGAAAAAAGGAAAATATAAAATTATTTCAATGGAAAATTCTTTTCATGGAAGAACTCTTGCAACAGTTACAATGACAGGACAGAAAAAATATAATGAAATGTTTGAACCACTTCCTACAGGTTTTATTTATGCAAAATTTAATGATTTTTCAGACCTTTATTCAAAAATAGATGATGAGGTTGCAGGAATAATACTTGAGTTAATACAGGGAGAAGGTGGAATTAATGTAGTGGATAAAGATTACTTAAAAAAAGTCAAAGATTTATGTGAAAAAAAAGATATTCTTTTAATTTTTGATGAAGTTCAGACCGGATTTGGTAGAACAGGAGAACTCTTTGCATATCAGATATTTGGTGTTGAACCGGATATCATGACTCTTGCAAAGACACTTGGAGGAGGTTTTCCTGTTGGAGCTATGATTGCCAGAAAAGAAATTGCAGATTTAATGGGACCGGGAACCCATGCATCAACCTTTGGTGGTTCTCCTCTTGCCTGTGCTGCCTGTCTTGGTGTTCTTGAAGCAATAGAAAATGAAAACCTGCTTGAAAATGTAAAAATTATGGGAAAATACCTTAAAGAAAAACTTGAAAAATTAAAAGAAGAATTCAAAGGGATAAAAAAAGTCAAAGGATTGGGACTAATGCTTGCAATTGAAATTGAAAAACAGGGTGAGGAACTCGTAAATATATGTGCTAAAAACGGACTTCTTATAAACTGTACCCATCAGAATGTAATAAGAATAATGCCTGCTATAAATGTTAAAAAAGAAGAGATTGATGAAGGAATAGAGATATTAAAAAAATCATTAAAAGAGGCAGGAATTCAATGA